Proteins from a genomic interval of Lolium perenne isolate Kyuss_39 chromosome 1, Kyuss_2.0, whole genome shotgun sequence:
- the LOC139835777 gene encoding uncharacterized protein has protein sequence MSIKSVQELVQAIFNYEVKYGKAWKAKQAAFKMLYGDWEEAYNRLPRLLGAMAAANPGMVHVVEPYGNKTRIYNGKKVRVFGRAFWAFQQYVRAFEHCRPIICVDGTFLTGQFKGTLLVAIANDILIS, from the coding sequence ATGAGCATCAAGAGTGTGCAGGAGCTTGTGCAAGCTATCTTCAACTACGAGGTGAAGTACGGAAAGGCATGGAAGGCGAAGCAAGCCGCATTTAAGATGTTGTATggtgattgggaggaagcataTAACCGACTCCCTAGGTTGTTAGGAGCAATGGCCGCCGCTAACCCGGGCATGGTTCATGTGGTTGAACCGTATGGCAATAAGACAAGGATTTACAACGGGAAGAAGGTTCGAGTATTTGGACGTGCATTTTGGGCATTTCAGCAATACGTGAGAGCTTTTGAACATTGCAGGCCTATCATCTGCGTCGATGGTACCTTCTTGACCGGACAATTCAAGGGCACTCTCTTGGTTGCAATAGCAAATGATATCTTGATATCTTGA